In one window of Macadamia integrifolia cultivar HAES 741 chromosome 2, SCU_Mint_v3, whole genome shotgun sequence DNA:
- the LOC122088357 gene encoding peroxidase 12-like, with protein sequence MASTSSFIISVLLIFSSLVLGIYSGVSEEESSPPLVKGLSWTYYKSNCPKVESIVRSHLKKIFKQDIGQAAGLLRLHFHDCFVQGCDGSVLLDGSASGPSEQEAPPNLSLRAEAFQIINDLRALVHNKCGQVVSCADIVALAARDSVFLSGGPKYKVPLGRRDGLSFATRETTLANLPAPSSNTTTLLTSLAAKKLDATDVVALSGGHTIGLSHCSSFTDRLYPTQDTTMDKTFANNLKSTCPTSDTNATTVLDIRTPDLFDNKYYIDLMNRQGLFTSDQDLYMDSRTKPIVTSFALNQTLFFEKFIFAMIKMGQLNVLTGTQGEVRANCSARNSDTSTYLSTVVDGDSEMNAQF encoded by the exons ATGGCTTCCACTTCGTCTTTCATTATCTCTGTGCTCTtgattttttcttcccttgtatTGGGTATCTATTCTGGTGTCTCGGAGGAAGAATCTTCCCCACCTTTGGTGAAGGGTCTCTCATGGACTTATTATAAGTCTAACTGCCCTAAAGTTGAGAGCATCGTGAGATCCCATCtcaagaaaattttcaagcaGGATATTGGCCAAGCTGCAGGGCTCCTCCGTCTACACTTCCATGACTGCTTTGTTCAG GGATGTGATGGTTCGGTTTTGCTAGACGGATCCGCCAGTGGTCCGAGCGAGCAGGAGGCGCCACCAAACTTAAGCCTCAGGGCTGAAGCATTTCAGATCATCAACGACCTCCGCGCCCTCGTCCACAATAAGTGCGGCCAAGTGGTCTCCTGTGCCGACATCGTTGCTCTTGCAGCCCGTGATTCCGTTTTCTTG TCCGGAGGACCCAAATACAAAGTACCCTTAGGAAGGCGAGACGGTCTGAGCTTCGCGACAAGGGAAACAACTTTAGCAAACCTGCCAGCGCCCAGCAGCAACACCACCACACTCCTCACTTCACTGGCTGCCAAGAAGTTAGACGCCACCGACGTGGTGGCTCTCTCAGGTGGACACACGATTGGACTCAGCCACTGCTCTTCCTTCACCGACCGCCTCTACCCTACCCAAGACACAACTATGGACAAGACCTTCGCTAACAACCTCAAGAGTACCTGCCCAACCTCCGATACCAATGCCACTACCGTCTTGGATATCCGAACCCCAGACCTGTTCGACAATAAGTACTATATCGATCTCATGAATCGACAGGGACTCTTCACCTCCGATCAAGACCTGTACATGGACAGTAGGACCAAGCCCATCGTCACCAGCTTCGCTCTCAACCAGACTCTTTTCTTCGAGAAGTTCATCTTCGCCATGATCAAGATGGGCCAGCTTAACGTCTTGACGGGAACCCAGGGAGAGGTTCGTGCCAATTGCTCAGCTCGCAACTCAGACACCTCCACCTACCTGTCCACGGTGGTGGACGGCGATAGCGAGATGAACGCCCAGTTTTAA